The following proteins are co-located in the Chloroflexota bacterium genome:
- a CDS encoding B12-binding domain-containing radical SAM protein, translating to MDVLLINPPSDLRKSYGKLAEVQGAVEPLGVAYITALLEKEQIKVGLNDAYVLGLDGQDISKMVAQHKPWIVGFSCVTPNAPIVYPLAKALKESYKNIIIVMGNIHPSVFAEETLEAGYADVIVHAEGEYTMLELVRILAKQGDLTSVRGISYRVDGQVVHNPPRPWITDLDALPFPARHHLPMGKYRQPPHGATKHPMANMLATRGCPNQCTFCSLTNQGKIYRKRSVNNIVDEMEHLIETYQVKHISFLDAIFPLGKKFALDFCQEVIKRGLPKKVSWDSETRVNAVDKEMLEAMREAGCTRISYGIEAGSQVLLDNIKKGFTIDQARKAVKLTKEVGISTSGLFMLGLPGETKELAKQTINFALELDTDFAKFNITVPYPGSELFEQTRREGRIKLHDWSNFTSYPTYAGSDPVYVPEGMTKEELMSLQRGAIRRFYLRPHLILRQLFKVRTVRLKDYFLGLRLLRS from the coding sequence TTGCTTACATCACCGCCTTACTGGAAAAGGAACAAATAAAGGTGGGGCTCAATGATGCCTACGTTCTGGGCCTTGATGGACAGGATATCAGCAAGATGGTTGCTCAGCATAAGCCCTGGATCGTGGGCTTCTCCTGTGTCACTCCAAATGCGCCTATCGTTTACCCTTTAGCTAAAGCTCTCAAGGAGAGCTACAAGAACATAATCATCGTTATGGGGAATATACATCCTAGTGTATTTGCCGAGGAGACGCTAGAAGCCGGTTACGCTGATGTGATTGTTCATGCCGAGGGCGAGTATACCATGTTGGAGCTGGTTCGCATCCTGGCCAAGCAGGGCGATCTGACCAGCGTCCGGGGTATATCTTACCGCGTCGATGGACAGGTAGTACACAATCCACCGCGGCCTTGGATCACTGACTTAGACGCCTTGCCTTTCCCAGCCAGACACCATCTTCCCATGGGGAAATATCGCCAACCTCCACATGGCGCCACCAAACATCCAATGGCCAATATGCTGGCTACCAGGGGATGCCCTAACCAGTGCACCTTCTGCTCCCTAACTAACCAGGGTAAGATCTATCGCAAGCGGAGCGTCAACAATATCGTAGACGAGATGGAGCACTTAATCGAGACCTATCAAGTGAAGCACATCTCCTTCTTGGACGCCATCTTCCCTCTGGGCAAAAAGTTTGCCCTAGATTTCTGCCAGGAGGTCATCAAGCGTGGGCTACCCAAGAAGGTATCCTGGGATAGCGAAACGCGGGTAAACGCTGTCGATAAAGAGATGCTTGAGGCCATGCGTGAGGCCGGTTGTACGAGAATTTCCTATGGGATCGAAGCTGGTTCCCAAGTGCTATTAGACAACATCAAGAAGGGTTTCACTATCGATCAGGCCAGGAAGGCGGTGAAACTGACCAAAGAGGTTGGTATATCCACCTCAGGACTCTTTATGCTGGGGCTTCCAGGCGAGACCAAGGAGCTGGCCAAACAGACGATAAATTTCGCTCTGGAGCTCGATACCGACTTCGCCAAGTTCAATATCACCGTTCCCTATCCTGGATCAGAGCTATTTGAACAAACACGACGTGAGGGCCGCATAAAGCTGCATGACTGGTCTAACTTCACCAGTTACCCTACCTACGCTGGAAGTGATCCCGTGTATGTGCCGGAGGGTATGACCAAGGAGGAATTGATGAGCCTACAGCGCGGAGCCATTAGACGCTTCTATCTGCGTCCTCATCTGATCCTTCGCCAACTGTTCAAGGTAAGAACTGTACGTCTCAAGGATTACTTCCTAGGGCTGAGATTGCTCCGGTCATAA